A stretch of the Papaver somniferum cultivar HN1 chromosome 6, ASM357369v1, whole genome shotgun sequence genome encodes the following:
- the LOC113290640 gene encoding uncharacterized protein LOC113290640 has protein sequence MPRTRTSQSSQSSSQSSISGILHDSPLEPISSPCPTAASISLSHKDKIPCPFKISDGCHGGVGVKPQTPPLVETVDDINGTVAATLSLETLDLIFQRQITTTNLLELSNPITQPRKPAKKKKKDANLEARRKKLSYGHYTTEIRILSSNGVAPSTPDTLHDLQQKHPYAPPPRIHADSIADVSLSVDTKVVLQAVKRFPKGTSCGRDGLSAQHLLDALSGAAAAVSNKLILSIVGVINLWLEGDCPPVLGEYVASAPLTPLIKPGGGLRPIAVGTIWRRFCSKLAAMSVCKEMTTYLRNHQFSVGIPCGSKGILHSTNRLIELKGDQDNMTMLLIDFTNAFNLVDRTVLIQEVRARCPSISRWVELCYSKPARLYYNNFMLSSGKGVQQGYPLGSLLFSLILHPLVNRIASECTLDLHTWYINDGTIACDTLEVAKALRIIQQEGPTRGLLLNVSKTEIFWPTIDLRKDEPGVFPSSISKPYTGVKVLGGSVIRDAQYCNDMVLYRVVKSTHLMNTIKKLQDPQKKTISGLQGHERVVTKDVKETKTSIVVALVMEETKPRAEETVLEEVVVEVAPIIENLIVKEGKIARLTEEMNMQKAALQVLKDAEDRKSYFADFL, from the exons ATGCCTCGAACTCGTACTTCTCAATCCTCTCAGTCATCTTCTCAATCCTCTATCTCTGGAATTCTTCATGACTCGCCATTAGAACCCATATCATCACCCTGTCCGACTGCCGCATCCATATCTTTATCACATAAGGACAAGATCCCTTGCCCATTCAAAATTTCTGATGGATGtcatggtggtgttggtg TGAAACCTCAAACACCCCCATTGGTTGAGACTGTTGATGACATCAATGGAACTGTGGCAGCAACCCTATCTCTTGAGACGCTGGACTTAATCTTTCAGAGGCAGATAACAACCACT AACCTGCTGGAATTATCTAATCCAATCACACAACCCAGGAAGCctgccaagaagaagaagaaagatgctaACCTGGAGGCGCGCAGGAAAAAGTTGAGCTACGGCCATTATACAACAGAAATACGCATTTTATCATCTAATGGCGTTGCCCCCTCTACTCCTGACACCCTCCATGATCTGCAGCAAAAACACCCATATGCACCACCTCCAAGAATCCATGCAGATTCCATAGCAGATGTTTCACTGTCTGTCGACACTAAGGTTGTATTGCAGGCTGTGAAAAGATTTCCAAAAGGAACTTCCTGTGGCAGAGATGGTCTTAGCGCTCAACATTTGCTAGATGCTCTTAGTGGTGCTGCCGCTGCTGTTTCTAATAAACTTATACTGTCCATTGTCGGCGTTATTAATCTCTGGTTAGAAGGCGATTGCCCTCCAGTTCTTGGCGAGTATGTAGCAAGTGCTCCACTGACTCCGCTTATTAAGCCTGGTGGTGGCTTGAGACCCATCGCAGTGGGTACAATTTGGAGACGTTTTTGCTCCAAACTAGCAGCTATGTCTGTATGTAAAGAAATGACAACATATTTAAGAAATCATCAATTCTCTGTTGGTATACCCTGCGGCAGTAAAGGCATATTACATTCCACAAACAGGCTTATTGAACTGAAAGGCGACCAAGACAACATGACTATGTTGCTCATCGATTTCACTAACGCCTTCAATTTAGTAGACAGGACTGTGTTGATACAAGAGGTTCGTGCCAGATGCCCAAGCATATCCAGGTGGGTTGAGCTTTGCTACTCCAAACCAGCCAGACTTTACTATAACAATTTCATGCTATCTTCAGGAAAAGGTGTTCAGCAGGGATATCCTTTAGGTTCGTTACTTTTCTCTCTTATCCTACATCCTCTTGTGAACCGAATTGCTTCCGAGTGTACACTCGATTTACATACATGGTACATCAACGATGGTACCATTGCATGCGACACTCTAGAAGTGGCGAAAGCCCTCAGAATCATTCAACAGGAAGGACCAACAAGGGGATTACTGCTAAATGTCAGTAAGACCGAAATATTCTGGCCAACAATCGATTTGAGAAAAGATGAACCTGGCGTCTTCCCTTCTAGTATTAGCAAGCCTTATACTGGTGTCAAAGTTCTGGGAGGGTCCGTGATTCGCGATGCACAGTACTGCAATGACATGGTGCTTTATCGAGTTGTGAAGTCTACACATTTAATGAATACCATTAAAAAGCTGCAGGATCCGCAGA AGAAAACCATATCTggacttcaaggccatgagagggtTGTTACTAAAGATGTTAAGGAGACCAAAACTTCTATTGTTGTTGCTTTAGTGATGGAAGAAACCAAACCAAGAGCAGAAGAGACTGTCCTAGAAGAAGTTGTTGTCGAAGTTGCTCCAATAATTGAGAATcttatagtg AAGGAAGGCAAGATTGCTAGATTAACTGAAGAGATGAACATGCAAAAGGCGGCCTTACAAGtattgaaggatgcagaggacaGAAAATCttactttgctgattttctttga